One part of the Desulfonema ishimotonii genome encodes these proteins:
- the glnE gene encoding bifunctional [glutamate--ammonia ligase]-adenylyl-L-tyrosine phosphorylase/[glutamate--ammonia-ligase] adenylyltransferase, with product MEKFSGALLTDIREKWKKFCDALADQGLAPPADDRRTETIRRVFGFSDFVARNCARFPQMADALIRSGDLDRSYEPDAYLSGLESALAGADGEESLKSGLRRFRRREMIRIAFRDLAGQADLQETLRDLSALADAAIEGASERLYRWHCEKYGTPVSRDGVAQRLVVLGMGKLGARELNFSSDIDLIFAFPEPGMTCGEASPITNDDFFTRLCRRLMHVLSANTADGFVFRVDADLRPAGKSGPLVMNFDVTESYYQEQGREWERYAWIKARVVAGDKTAGAQLLKRLNPFIFRRYLDYGVFESLREMKQNIALEVRRKGMGDNIKLGAGGIREIEFFGQIFQLIRGGVVPELQARPIQNVLDRLVQEHLIPPDICRELQAAYRFLRNAENRLQEFADAQTHKLPGDGAGRERLALSMGFDGWDAFAGELERHTAAVHGHFNSLLKTEDGADEKESGHDDTGADLTGIWQGQADDEEGRNLLKDAGYGDTETALKRIAEFREILAAKAMGVEGRERIDRLMPLLIRETGRSDRATLTLDRIISLIRSIRGRSCYISLLLENPHALDHLVRLADTSSWIVKFLSQHPVLLDELLDPRTLYVPPERPELEKDLRRRLDRIDPEDLEYQMDALRIFKQINTLRVAAADITDAIPLMRVSDHLSDIAETALSEVLALTWKHAAERHGIPACDPPLASGEMGFVVIAYGKLGGLELGYGSDLDMVFLHSGSGGESQGGRIPLDSTTYFARMGQRFLHMLTTHTTTGRLYEADMRLRPSGSSGILVCSVESFRSYQADAAWTWEKQALVRARPIAGDRRLMDRFEAIRAEVLTHPRDPELLRREIIRMRTRMKKELLRPEPGIFDLKQGDGGIVDIEFLVQCLVLLNACRHPGLLRWTDNVRMIRTLCDTGVIDEVTAYFLRKAYLIYRAVGHKLNLREAPAKVAEKRFELLRTQVRKAWDTYIGTE from the coding sequence ATGGAAAAATTTTCAGGGGCATTGCTGACGGATATCCGTGAAAAATGGAAAAAATTCTGTGATGCGCTGGCCGATCAGGGGCTTGCCCCCCCTGCGGACGACCGGAGGACTGAAACGATCCGGCGCGTCTTCGGCTTCAGCGATTTTGTCGCCAGAAACTGCGCACGCTTTCCGCAGATGGCGGACGCGCTGATCCGAAGCGGCGATCTTGACCGGTCTTATGAACCGGATGCGTATCTGTCGGGCCTTGAATCGGCTCTGGCCGGTGCGGACGGGGAGGAGTCCCTCAAAAGCGGGCTGCGCCGGTTCCGCAGGCGGGAGATGATCCGCATTGCCTTCCGGGATCTGGCCGGACAGGCCGATCTTCAGGAAACCCTCCGTGACCTTTCGGCCCTTGCCGACGCCGCCATTGAGGGGGCCTCGGAGCGGCTTTACCGCTGGCACTGCGAAAAGTACGGCACGCCGGTCAGCCGGGACGGGGTGGCCCAGCGGCTGGTGGTGCTGGGCATGGGCAAGCTGGGGGCGCGTGAGCTCAATTTCTCATCGGATATCGACCTGATCTTCGCCTTTCCCGAACCCGGCATGACCTGCGGGGAGGCGTCGCCCATCACCAATGATGATTTTTTCACCCGCCTCTGCCGCCGCCTCATGCACGTTCTGAGCGCCAATACGGCAGACGGGTTTGTGTTCCGGGTGGATGCCGATCTCCGGCCTGCCGGGAAGAGCGGGCCGCTGGTGATGAATTTTGACGTGACCGAATCCTACTACCAGGAACAGGGGCGGGAGTGGGAGCGGTATGCCTGGATCAAGGCCAGGGTCGTGGCCGGGGACAAAACGGCAGGGGCACAGCTTCTGAAGCGCCTCAACCCCTTTATCTTCCGTCGGTATCTGGATTACGGCGTGTTTGAATCACTCCGGGAGATGAAGCAGAACATCGCCCTGGAGGTCCGGCGCAAGGGCATGGGGGACAACATCAAGCTGGGCGCCGGCGGCATCCGGGAGATCGAGTTCTTCGGCCAGATCTTTCAACTGATCCGGGGGGGCGTGGTGCCCGAACTTCAGGCGCGGCCCATTCAGAATGTGCTGGACCGGCTGGTTCAGGAACATCTGATCCCGCCCGATATCTGCCGGGAGCTTCAGGCGGCGTATCGCTTTCTGCGCAATGCGGAAAACCGGCTTCAGGAGTTTGCCGATGCCCAGACCCATAAACTGCCAGGGGACGGGGCCGGACGGGAGCGTCTGGCCCTGTCAATGGGATTTGACGGCTGGGACGCCTTTGCCGGAGAGCTTGAACGCCATACCGCCGCCGTACACGGTCATTTCAACAGCCTCCTGAAGACCGAAGACGGTGCGGATGAAAAAGAGAGCGGCCATGACGATACCGGAGCGGACCTGACAGGCATCTGGCAGGGGCAGGCCGACGATGAAGAGGGGCGAAACCTGCTGAAAGATGCCGGATACGGGGATACGGAGACCGCCCTGAAGCGGATCGCCGAGTTCCGGGAGATACTGGCCGCCAAAGCGATGGGCGTCGAGGGGCGGGAGCGCATCGACCGGCTGATGCCCCTTCTGATCCGGGAGACCGGACGCTCGGACCGGGCGACGCTGACCCTGGACCGGATTATCAGCCTGATCCGCAGCATCCGGGGCCGAAGCTGCTATATCTCCCTGCTGCTGGAAAATCCCCACGCCCTGGACCATCTGGTCCGGCTGGCCGATACCAGCTCCTGGATCGTCAAGTTCCTGTCCCAGCACCCCGTACTCCTCGATGAACTGCTCGACCCGCGCACCCTGTATGTCCCGCCGGAACGGCCCGAACTGGAAAAAGACCTGCGCAGGCGTCTCGACCGGATTGACCCGGAGGATCTCGAATACCAGATGGATGCCCTCCGCATTTTCAAGCAGATCAATACCCTGCGGGTGGCCGCCGCCGATATCACCGACGCCATTCCCCTGATGCGGGTCAGCGATCACCTCTCCGATATTGCGGAGACGGCCCTCAGCGAGGTGCTGGCGCTTACGTGGAAACACGCGGCAGAGCGCCACGGCATCCCGGCCTGCGATCCCCCCCTGGCATCCGGCGAAATGGGATTTGTGGTGATTGCCTACGGCAAACTCGGCGGCCTGGAACTGGGATACGGGTCAGACCTCGACATGGTGTTTCTCCATTCGGGAAGCGGCGGGGAGAGTCAGGGGGGCCGGATACCGCTGGACAGCACCACCTATTTTGCCCGCATGGGCCAGCGGTTCCTTCATATGCTCACCACCCACACCACCACCGGCAGGCTGTATGAGGCGGACATGCGGCTTCGCCCCAGTGGCAGTTCCGGCATCCTGGTCTGCTCGGTGGAGAGCTTCCGGTCGTATCAGGCGGACGCCGCATGGACCTGGGAGAAACAGGCCCTGGTGCGGGCCCGGCCCATTGCCGGAGACCGGCGGCTGATGGACCGGTTTGAGGCGATCCGCGCCGAAGTGCTGACCCATCCCCGTGACCCGGAGCTTTTGCGCCGGGAGATTATCCGGATGCGGACGCGCATGAAAAAAGAACTGCTGAGGCCGGAGCCGGGAATTTTTGATCTCAAGCAGGGAGACGGCGGCATTGTGGACATCGAATTTCTGGTCCAGTGTCTGGTGCTGCTCAACGCGTGCAGGCACCCCGGACTGCTCCGGTGGACCGATAACGTCCGCATGATCCGAACCCTGTGCGACACCGGCGTGATCGACGAGGTGACGGCCTATTTCCTCCGGAAAGCCTATCTGATTTACCGGGCTGTGGGCCATAAGCTGAACCTCCGGGAAGCCCCGGCGAAGGTCGCGGAAAAACGGTTTGAGCTGCTGCGAACACAGGTGAGAAAGGCGTGGGACACCTATATCGGCACCGAATGA
- a CDS encoding SRPBCC family protein, whose protein sequence is MTKENMKITNKHTRIIEKPISDVSVLLNSLSSNDDQLWPHENWAPIKLDRELSEGATGGHGPIKYVITEFKPGRKINFRFIEPSNFQGNHWFELIEKGENKTEISHTIKMNVAATAIIPWLIMIRPTHDALIEDSFDKVQLKLGLTFQRKKWSFWVRLLKKTIMKKPA, encoded by the coding sequence ATGACAAAGGAAAATATGAAAATTACGAATAAACATACCCGAATCATCGAAAAACCAATATCCGATGTTTCTGTCTTATTGAATAGCCTATCTTCAAATGATGATCAATTGTGGCCTCATGAAAATTGGGCACCAATAAAATTGGACCGTGAATTATCGGAAGGTGCAACCGGTGGACATGGGCCCATTAAATACGTCATTACAGAATTCAAACCAGGACGAAAAATAAATTTCAGGTTTATTGAACCTTCTAATTTTCAAGGTAATCATTGGTTTGAATTAATAGAAAAAGGAGAGAATAAAACAGAAATTAGTCACACCATTAAAATGAACGTTGCTGCCACAGCAATAATACCCTGGCTAATAATGATCCGCCCAACGCACGATGCATTAATTGAAGATTCCTTCGATAAAGTTCAGCTCAAACTCGGACTTACTTTTCAACGAAAAAAGTGGTCATTTTGGGTTAGATTATTAAAAAAAACTATCATGAAAAAACCCGCATAA
- a CDS encoding FKBP-type peptidyl-prolyl cis-trans isomerase translates to MQNAKIGDRVRVDYVIRFKDSTQVSTSRGRQNLEFTLGEGKALQEFEDALIDMEAGKARTVVISPDLAFGPQKNELLGDMKIDDSPIGTPSVAGHTILIKQSGGHTISATAKASDRNRLFLEGENIFEDKELVMDIKLVEILS, encoded by the coding sequence ATGCAGAATGCTAAAATCGGAGACCGGGTCAGAGTTGATTATGTGATCCGTTTTAAAGACAGTACCCAGGTCAGCACTTCACGGGGACGGCAAAATCTTGAGTTCACACTCGGAGAGGGGAAGGCGCTTCAGGAATTTGAAGATGCCCTGATTGATATGGAGGCCGGGAAAGCCCGGACGGTTGTCATCTCTCCGGATCTGGCGTTCGGCCCTCAGAAAAACGAACTCCTGGGGGATATGAAAATTGATGATTCTCCCATAGGAACGCCGTCCGTCGCCGGTCACACCATCCTGATCAAACAATCCGGCGGCCATACGATATCCGCTACCGCCAAAGCGTCGGACCGGAACCGGCTGTTCCTTGAAGGGGAAAACATCTTTGAGGACAAAGAGCTGGTCATGGATATAAAACTGGTCGAAATCCTGTCATAG
- a CDS encoding DUF6680 family protein, translating to MFKNINMEIKDIIMTAAVILGPIFAVQAQKLVESFREKRERRLKIFMTLMATRAERLHREHVQSLNMIDIEFYGRMIPFIKTRYQTKKEQAVTHSWKSYNNHLSQQNEYGSLENWGKKNDELFVQLLYSMAQALNYDYDKVQLQRDCYRPKAHGDYEQSQLRVLSGIENIVNGKSPLPTFVTNFNDSQTKNEGSESAEEIKS from the coding sequence ATGTTTAAAAATATAAATATGGAAATCAAAGATATTATAATGACTGCCGCTGTTATTTTGGGCCCGATATTCGCTGTTCAAGCACAGAAACTTGTCGAAAGTTTCAGAGAAAAAAGAGAAAGACGCCTTAAAATATTTATGACCCTTATGGCTACAAGAGCTGAGCGTTTGCATAGAGAACATGTTCAATCTCTCAACATGATAGACATTGAGTTTTATGGAAGAATGATTCCTTTTATTAAGACTCGTTATCAAACAAAAAAAGAGCAAGCTGTTACTCATTCATGGAAAAGCTATAATAATCACCTGTCACAACAAAACGAATATGGAAGCCTTGAAAATTGGGGTAAAAAGAACGACGAGCTATTTGTTCAACTTCTATATTCAATGGCTCAAGCACTAAACTATGATTATGATAAAGTTCAACTACAAAGAGATTGTTATAGACCAAAGGCCCACGGTGATTATGAACAATCACAGTTAAGAGTTTTATCCGGGATTGAGAATATTGTTAATGGAAAAAGTCCTCTACCAACATTCGTTACTAATTTCAATGATTCGCAAACAAAAAATGAAGGTTCTGAAAGCGCAGAAGAAATAAAGAGTTAG
- the thiL gene encoding thiamine-phosphate kinase gives MKLKDIGEFGWIRRIGNGCLIRPANVVRAIGDDAAAFTLPPGEVTLVTTDLLAEGVHFLRHATSGFNLGHKALAVNLSDIAAMGGTAREAFVSIAIPKDCDVDFLDDVYRGMKALARRFDVNILGGDTTHSRSGLIINITVVGSVPEAEMCRRDRAAAGDVICITGLPGESRAGLHLILNDIPAESPIGSDDFRTLFDAHVLPRPHLEEGRFLATQNGVHAAIDVSDGVSSDLGHIVRESGVGIRLYADQIPISGPLRRFCERFGFDPVPYALSGGRIMCCSAPYRPNRPKPFAGRFRRASTGPSSPSAISPTPGHPSWCWRTAAAFPSTPPAGTTSKPDRPPPCRGGDMLFPRKSRTSVGTENVPALRI, from the coding sequence ATGAAGTTAAAAGATATCGGAGAATTCGGGTGGATCAGGCGGATCGGCAACGGCTGCCTGATCCGTCCCGCCAACGTGGTCCGGGCCATCGGTGATGACGCGGCCGCCTTTACCCTGCCCCCCGGCGAGGTCACGCTGGTGACCACCGACCTGCTGGCCGAGGGGGTCCACTTTCTGAGACACGCCACATCCGGCTTCAATCTGGGCCACAAGGCCCTGGCCGTCAACCTGAGCGATATTGCGGCAATGGGGGGGACCGCCAGAGAGGCATTTGTCAGCATCGCCATCCCCAAAGACTGTGACGTGGACTTCCTTGACGACGTTTACCGGGGCATGAAAGCCCTGGCCCGGCGCTTTGATGTCAACATCCTGGGCGGGGACACCACCCACTCCCGGTCCGGCCTGATCATCAACATCACCGTGGTGGGGTCGGTTCCCGAAGCAGAGATGTGCAGGCGGGACAGAGCCGCAGCCGGAGATGTGATTTGCATTACGGGCCTTCCGGGCGAGAGCCGGGCCGGTCTTCATCTGATCCTCAACGACATTCCGGCGGAATCCCCCATCGGGTCCGATGATTTCCGCACCCTTTTCGACGCCCACGTCCTGCCCCGGCCCCACTTGGAAGAGGGGCGGTTCCTGGCAACGCAGAACGGGGTCCACGCGGCCATTGACGTGAGCGACGGCGTCAGTTCCGACCTGGGCCACATCGTCCGTGAGAGCGGAGTCGGGATTCGCCTGTACGCCGACCAAATTCCCATATCCGGCCCGCTCCGGCGGTTCTGTGAGCGGTTCGGATTCGATCCGGTTCCCTATGCCCTGTCGGGGGGGAGGATTATGTGCTGCTCTGCACCATATCGCCCGAACAGGCCGAAACCGTTCGCCGGGCGTTTCAGACGCGCTTCGACCGGCCCCTCATCGCCATCGGCCATATCACCGACGCCGGGACATCCGAGCTGGTGCTGGCGGACGGCAGCAGCGTTCCCCTCGACCCCTCCGGCTGGGACCACTTCAAAGCCTGATCGACCGCCTCCTTGCAGGGGGGGAGACATGCTTTTCCCTCGAAAGAGCAGGACGTCGGTGGGCACAGAAAATGTGCCCGCCCTGCGAATATAG
- the ade gene encoding adenine deaminase: MNPNHVIAVARGEKEADLLLADARIVNVFSGEIVSGSLAIAGGRIAGMGDYAARRRTDLKGRYLCPGLIDAHVHIESAMASVTEFARAVLPLGTTTVVADPHEIANVLGADGIRYMLRSAENQPMNICYSLPSCVPATEMETSGARLDAEDLLPFMEEDRILALAEMMNYPGVIYGDADVLKKIGLARAHRKPTDGHAPGLTGPELNAYLSTGIASDHECTTAPEAMEKLAAGMFIMVREGTCARNLDALFPAISERTADRMMWCTDDRHPHDILDQGHLDYIVRRAIGLGLDPVTAIQMGTLNPARYFGIRDAGAIAPGYRADLMIFSDLDTPRAEQVYHGGRLVAEDGAILPEITRPAPVSVPRIMNLLPDDVDFTIPARGRRIRVIEVVQDQVMTGRRETDAAVKDGMAVADVSRDLLKMAVVERYTGAGGTGLGFVTGLGLRRGALASSVAHDSHNIIVAGADDRDMKAALNAVVRMGGGMAVACDGAVRAELPLPIAGLMSDAPMPVIREQMDSLISAARELGTRLHDPFMALGFLALPVIPDLKLTDKGLVDVTQFRIVPLFAD; this comes from the coding sequence ATGAATCCGAATCATGTGATTGCCGTTGCCCGTGGCGAAAAAGAGGCTGACCTGCTGCTGGCGGATGCCCGCATTGTCAATGTTTTTTCCGGTGAGATCGTTTCCGGGAGTCTGGCCATCGCCGGCGGCCGCATTGCAGGGATGGGAGACTATGCAGCCCGTCGCCGGACGGACCTGAAGGGGCGCTACCTCTGTCCCGGGCTGATCGACGCCCATGTGCATATCGAAAGCGCAATGGCCTCGGTCACGGAATTTGCCCGTGCGGTCCTCCCGCTCGGCACGACCACGGTGGTGGCCGACCCCCACGAGATCGCCAATGTGCTGGGCGCGGACGGGATTCGCTACATGCTCCGCTCTGCTGAGAACCAGCCCATGAACATCTGCTATTCCCTGCCCTCCTGTGTTCCGGCCACGGAGATGGAAACCTCCGGTGCGCGGCTGGATGCGGAGGATCTGTTGCCGTTCATGGAAGAGGACCGGATTCTGGCCCTGGCCGAGATGATGAACTATCCGGGCGTCATTTACGGTGATGCGGATGTGCTGAAAAAGATCGGGCTGGCCAGGGCGCACCGGAAGCCAACGGACGGCCATGCGCCCGGCCTCACCGGGCCGGAACTGAACGCCTATCTCTCAACCGGCATCGCCAGCGATCACGAATGCACCACCGCCCCGGAGGCCATGGAAAAACTGGCCGCAGGCATGTTCATCATGGTGCGGGAGGGGACATGTGCCCGGAACCTTGACGCCCTGTTTCCGGCCATCAGCGAGCGGACCGCCGATCGGATGATGTGGTGTACGGACGACCGTCACCCCCACGACATTCTGGATCAGGGCCATCTGGATTATATTGTGCGCAGGGCCATCGGTCTGGGGCTTGATCCGGTCACGGCCATTCAGATGGGCACTCTCAACCCGGCCCGCTACTTCGGCATCCGGGACGCCGGGGCGATTGCGCCCGGATACCGGGCCGATCTCATGATCTTTTCGGATCTGGATACCCCGCGTGCCGAACAGGTTTACCACGGCGGAAGGCTGGTGGCGGAAGACGGGGCGATTTTGCCGGAGATCACGAGGCCCGCACCCGTATCCGTTCCCCGGATTATGAACCTTCTGCCCGATGACGTCGATTTCACGATCCCGGCACGGGGACGCCGCATCCGGGTGATCGAAGTGGTGCAGGATCAGGTGATGACGGGCAGGCGCGAGACGGACGCCGCCGTGAAGGACGGTATGGCCGTGGCCGACGTGTCCCGCGACCTGCTCAAGATGGCGGTGGTGGAGCGGTACACCGGCGCGGGCGGAACCGGTCTGGGCTTTGTCACCGGCCTGGGGCTTCGGCGGGGGGCCCTGGCCTCCAGCGTGGCCCATGATTCCCACAACATTATTGTGGCGGGGGCCGATGACCGGGACATGAAAGCCGCCCTGAACGCGGTGGTGCGCATGGGCGGCGGTATGGCCGTGGCATGTGACGGGGCCGTCAGGGCGGAGCTGCCCCTGCCCATTGCCGGGCTGATGTCGGATGCGCCCATGCCGGTCATCCGGGAGCAGATGGATTCTCTGATCAGCGCGGCCCGCGAACTCGGCACCCGGCTGCACGATCCCTTCATGGCCCTGGGGTTTCTGGCGCTGCCGGTCATCCCGGATCTCAAGCTTACGGACAAGGGTTTGGTGGATGTCACACAGTTTCGGATTGTGCCGTTGTTTGCGGACTGA
- the uxx1 gene encoding UXX-star selenoprotein family 1, whose protein sequence is MEKPVIIYGKERCPYTRKARAAWPNHKYIDVIEDQSKIEEMLRLSGGQRKIPVIVEGDRITVGYGGGA, encoded by the coding sequence ATGGAAAAGCCCGTCATTATCTATGGCAAGGAACGCTGCCCCTATACCCGGAAGGCCCGTGCGGCGTGGCCGAATCACAAATATATCGACGTGATTGAAGATCAGAGCAAAATAGAGGAAATGCTCCGCCTGTCCGGCGGCCAGCGAAAGATACCGGTCATTGTCGAGGGCGACCGGATCACGGTCGGCTACGGGGGCGGGGCATGA